A single region of the Oryzias latipes chromosome 21, ASM223467v1 genome encodes:
- the ssfa2 gene encoding sperm-specific antigen 2: MENTVTSQDPAVKQSIMARERRQAWAQSKDSLGQRSKLELNDRQKAPHIEKNGRTETPAEQPGQVPNKIATWLDECRTPLGASLDDQNASPNRGALRNGCSFEDDLSLGAEANHLQNKSNMVQSSFDVADHRRSRYRTKGSMNSTGSGKSSTVSSISELLELYEEDPIITLLNLGFGQEEPDLSMRVPSRFLNSASSARGIDTKVYLAAQQQRMEMENPNYALTSRFRQIQVLTTVANEFINLYGQVSGQPVQQISMPEQGGVGRESAGGVEAPPPLKKMNSAKTAAKLFRKLSKQSLIQSPTKPEEPNSTVQPLQLNEQQTPPNHALANGHTRSAPAQEGKVTVLPTVQEKTSGSEEGDQLMDTSPEQSSTAPEHQLESPNPQSVHHRADVNEPQPALEENSSSFSTEEDPSTLVPPQADKGCSNTTDSFEIEEISATEKEAVTSKHNEFSRSESQQSDSSGFVEFKKERSDSHDSETTVTSQPSQDVSTPHALDQPAFDLPSAHQAINPDESSNSRQEAAGDGSSEQILHQLPVSTVHPEISELEKTEGKDKSHTEMDSSQSTPGFEKEPQPELETRENLPVCSQEPQHTENSIQNVTDKELSIPEAEDETNLEPRTSEESPQPHLEGPLSPIVCALNRVKQRLKTSSSPSQHAALRRGRRGFPLQRSSSLPSSFISPSRVVSSVRIQLGQGQAFCTPPSYSYKCVPETPEEEEVPNNKKETKDGKSNCVSTLYINPGLNKIQSRLSPQRPGSSSSLGSISPSPVLCKRGDTLSVPEFLSGQQPRLSQEAQSTYPNHQSGSQGQSVFPSPSPGSMNAHPHPPYYSPPHYIRKFFDDYSSQSSLPISATPPLSRSLVDLYPSCACGSPLGYRSSPTLNPSYNYPCYTLPFRDQQRYQPFPRYPTSEPGVHPAFTLPAAPAAGYHPSSTEVQLRRVLHDIRETVHQLSQTRVNTPDLFSEQRAPFGHQPLEEFQQKRRSLNVFRRQMMDLELSIVRQQAPVYNHMSPADRLEAEQLQSLRSAVREELQELEQQMEDRLMELTQHLCSRGLHRGSSVDSFSTVSALRAMEPMSDLLREQYLLQSELGYNAASPSPGPSSRSSSPVREFGEAGDGKQKQYRASINLTPMPPPRPNASTGREEVDQGRDNEGVEEEAASKQEGAAEPLKGENFQQLIREIRESVAQEIRREIYSELLAAVSPRASALSTKQQPL; this comes from the exons ATCCTGCAGTGAAACAATCCATCATGGCCCGTGAGAGACGGCAGGCCTGGGCTCAGAGCAAAGACTCCCTTGGACAACGATCGAAGCTAGAACTCAATGACAGACAGAAAGCTCCTCACATCGAGAAGAATGGGCGTACGGAGACACCAGCTGAACAACCAG gACAAGTTCCCAACAAGATTGCCACCTGGCTGGATGAATGCAG GACCCCCCTTGGAGCGTCTCTGGATGATCAGAATGCCTCCCCCAACAGAG GGGCATTAAGAAACGGCTGCAGCTTTGAAGATGACCTTTCGCTGGGAGCTGAag CAAATcaccttcagaataaaagtaacATGGTTCAGTCTAG TTTTGATGTGGCGGATCACAGAAGGAGTCGGTACAGAACAAAGGGGAGTATGAACTCTACAGGGTCCGGGAAGAGCAGCACAGTTTCCAG CATTTCAGAGTTACTGGAACTATATGAAGAAGACCCTATAATTACCCTCTTAAATCTGGGATTTGGTCAAGAAGAACCGGACCTGTCCATGAGAGTTCCCTCCAGGTTCCTCAACAGTGCATCCTCAGCACGAGGCATCGACACGAAG GTCTACCtggcagcacagcagcagcgaATGGAAATGGAGAACCCTAACTACGCTCTAACAA GTCGTTTCCGTCAGATTCAGGTCTTGACAACAGTTGCTAATGAATTCATCAACCTTTACGGTCAGGTCTCTGGACAGCCAGTTCAACAAATCAGCATGCCAGAACAAG GTGGTGTGGGGAGAGAATCAGCAGGAGGAGtcgaggctcctcctcctctcaagAAGATGAACTCTGCAAAAACCGCTGCCAAATTATTCCGCAAGTTGAGCAAACAAAGCTTGATTCAGAGTCCCACCAAACCTGAAGAACCTAATTCAACTGTACAGCCCCTGCAGCTAAATGAACAGCAGACCCCCCCCAATCACGCACTCGCCAACGGTCACACACGAAGCGCTCCGGCACAGGAGGGTAAAGTCACTGTCCTTCCAACAGTTCAAGAGAAAACCAGCGGGAGTGAAGAGGGAGATCAATTGATGGACACCAG CCCTGAACAGAGCAGCACAGCACCGGAGCATCAACTGGAGTCTCCGAACCCTCAGTCAGTCCACCACAGAGCAGACGTGAATGAACCTCAACCGGCCTTGGAGGAGAACAGCTCCTCCTTTTCTACAGAGGAAGATCCCTCCACGCTGGTGCCGCCTCAGGCGGACAAAGGATGTTCAAACACCACAGACTCTTTTGAAATAGAGGAG ATTTCTGCTACCGAGAAGGAGGCTGTGACATCCAAACACAACG AGTTCTCACGATCGGAGAGTCAACAATCTGACAGCAGTGGATTTGTGGAAttcaaaaag GAGCGTTCAGACAGCCACGACAGCGAGACAACGGTGACATCTCAGCCTTCACAAGACGTCAGCACACCCCACGCACTGGACCAACCAGCTTTTGATTTGCCCTCAGCCCATCAGGCCATAAATCCTGATGAAAGTAGCAACTCAAGACAAGAGGCTGCAGGTGACGGCTCCTCAGAACAGATTCTACATCAACTCCCCGTGAGCACAGTTCATCCAGAGATATCAGAATTGGAAAAAACTGAAGGCAAGGACAAAAGTCACACAGAAATGGATTCTTCCCAGAGCACACCTGGGTTTGAAAAGGAACCACAACCGGAATTAGAAACCAGAGAGAATCTGCCTGTTTGTTCACAAGAACCACAGCACACAGAGAACTCTATTCAGAATGTGACGGACAAAGAGCTATCAATACCGGAAGCTGAAGATGAGACTAATTTAGAGCCAAGAACATCTGAGGAGTCTCCTCAGCCTCATCTTGAGGGACCACTCTCTCCCATTGTCTGTGCCTTGAATCGTGTCAAACAGCGCCTGAAAACCAGCAGCAGCCCCTCTCAACATGCAGCATTAAGACGAGGAAGACGAGGGTTCCCTTTGCAGAGATCCTCATCCTTGCCTTCTTCCTTCATCTCGCCGTCCAGAGTTGTGTCCTCTGTCAGAATCCAGCTTGGACAAGGCCAAGCATTTTGCACTCCTCCTAGTTACTCCTACAAATGTGTtccagagactccagaggaaGAAGAGGTGCCCAATAACAAGAAGGAGACGAAGGATGGTAAAAGTAACTGTGTGTCCACTCTTTATATTAACCCTGGTTTGAACAAAATCCAGTCTAGACTCTCACCTCAACGTCCAGGATCCTCCTCTTCTCTAGGCAGCATCAGCCCGTCTCCTGTTTTGTGTAAAAGAGGTGACACTCTGAGTGTTCCAGAGTTTTTGTCCGGTCAGCAGCCCAGACTGTCCCAGGAGGCTCAGAGCACCTACCCAAACCATCAAAGCGGGAGTCAAGGACAATCAGTGTTTCCAAGTCCTAGTCCAGGAAGTATGAATGCTCATCCACATCCCCCTTATTATAGTCCTCCTCACTACATCAGGAAATTTTTCGACGACTATTCCAGTCAATCTAGTCTCCCCATATCAGCTACTCCCCCTCTGTCCAGGAGCCTCGTCGACTTGTACCCATCTTGTGCTTGTGGCAGTCCTTTAGGTTATCGATCTTCCCCAACACTCAACCCAAGCTACAACTATCCATGCTATACTTTGCCTTTTCGGGATCAACAACGGTATCAACCGTTCCCCCGGTACCCAACCTCTGAGCCCGGTGTCCATCCAGCTTTCACTTTacctgctgctccagctgccGGCTACCACCCATCCAGCACGGAGGTGCAGCTCAGGCGGGTTCTTCATGACATCAGGGAAACAGTTCACCAACTCAGTCAG ACCAGAGTCAACACTCCTGACTTGTTTAGTGAACAGAGAGCTCCTTTCGGCCATCag cctttggAAGAGTTTCAGCAGAAAAGGCGGAGTCTTAACGTGTTCCGCCGTCAGATGATGGACCTGGAGCTTTCAATCGTGCGACAGCAAGCTCCAGTCTACAATCACATGAGCCCTGCTGACAG ACTTGAGGCGGAGCAGCTTCAGTCTCTGAGGTCGGCGGTCCGAGAAGAACTCCAGGAACTAGAACAGCAGATGGAGGACAGACTGATGGAGCTGACACAGCACTTGTGCAGCAGA GGTCTTCACAGGGGCAGCAGTGTTGACAGTTTTTCAACAGTGTCTGCGCTGAGAGCCATGGAGCCG ATGTCTGACCTCCTCAGAGAACAGTACCTTCTACAGTCGGAACTTGGCTACAACGCCGCCAGTCCCTCCCCCGGCCCTTCAAGTCGCTCCTCCAGTCCGGTCAGAGAATTTGGAGAAGCAGGGGATGGCAAGCAGAAACAGTATCGAGCCTCCATCAATTTGACCCCGATGCCCCCTCCTCGACCTAACGCATCTACTGGGAGGGAGGAGGTGGACCAAGGAAGAGACAATGAAGgagtagaagaagaagcagcttcTAAACAGGAAGGTGCTGCAGAACCACTCAAAGGGGAGAACTTTCAACAGCTTATTCGAGAG ATTCGAGAAAGTGTGGCACAAGAAATACGACGGGAGATCTACAGCGAACTGTTAGCTGCTGTTTCCCCGCGAGCTTCAGCCCTCTCGACCAAGCAACAACCCCTGTAG